The following coding sequences are from one Homalodisca vitripennis isolate AUS2020 chromosome 7, UT_GWSS_2.1, whole genome shotgun sequence window:
- the LOC124366475 gene encoding tRNA-specific adenosine deaminase 1 — MRSDFADEIAKKCLAHYQNLPKKGKPVPDKEWTLLSSVVTSLDRKLSVVAMATGTKCLGRSGMSPRGDLVNDSHAEVLARRCFLRYLYDQISKFKQTGDSDIITGLDDQHRYEINSKVEFHFYTSHVPCGDAAIIPKEETCKGKRKLESNEEVTTKRKRMDAVQPNKTECSRDIGPLDAGDSEKKGVEDDIMETLDHCVGEVIGDVYRTGAKCVTGQDSRLPGALYHTVGAVRTKPGRGDPTLSVSCSDKMARWVACGLQGALLSLLLSRPVLLSSVVIGSGGPYSQDVLQRAIITRTGTSHSPHLLHSSVIFPHSRYNNPTSRPCPSSILWALVPHKPLEVCVEGRRQGVTKKCRDNGRLMVCKMELLRSFLEVSGDRFQRMAYRDIKASADQYRINWTQTRSRLGAWTTKPYHLEHFNINE, encoded by the exons ATGAGGTCAGACTTTGCAGATGAAATTGCCAAGAAATGTCTGGCGCACTATCAAAACCTACCTAAGAAGGGAAAACCTGTCCCTGACAAAGAATGGACTTTGTTGTCATCAGTTGTCACTTCACTGGACAGAAAACTGTCAGTTGTCGCCATGGCGACTGGCACCAAGTGTCTCGGACGCAGTGGAATGTCACCAAGAGGTGACCTTGTCAATGACAGCCATGCTGAA GTTCTGGCAAGGCGCTGTTTTCTGAGGTATTTGTATGACCAGATCTCGAAGTTCAAGCAAACCGGTGATTCTGATATAATAACAGGACTAGATGACCAACATCGATATGAGATCAACTCAAAAGTTGAATTCCATTTCTACACCAGTCACGTACCATGTGGTGACGCTGCTATAATCCCAAAGGAGGAAACTTGTAAGGGAAAGAGAAAGCTTGAAAGTAATGAAGAGGTAACGACAAAAAGAAAGAGGATGGATGCAGTTCAGCCCAACAAAACTGAATGCTCTCGTGATATAG GCCCTCTCGATGCTGGAGATTCAGAGAAGAAGGGTGTAGAAGATGATATAATGGAAACACTGGACCACTGTGTAGGAGAGGTAATAGGTGACGTGTACCGCACAGGAGCCAAGTGCGTGACAGGACAGGACAGCCGACTGCCGGGAGCCCTGTACCATACAGTCGGTGCAGTGAGGACCAAGCCAGGCCGCGGGGACCCGACACTGTCTGTGTCTTGTAGCGACAAGATGGCTCGCTGGGTCGCTTGCGGCCTTCAG GGTGCGTTACTGTCACTGCTGTTAAGTCGGCCAGTCCTTTTGTCTTCAGTGGTGATCGGCAGCGGTGGGCCGTACTCGCAGGACGTGTTGCAACGTGCAATCATCACACGTACTGGGACCTCACATTCTCCTCACCTTCTACACAGCTCTGTCATCTTTCCTCATTCCAGGTACAACAATCCCACATCAAGGCCCTGTCCATCTAGTATCCTGTGGGCACTAGTGCCTCATAA ACCACTGGAAGTGTGCGTGGAGGGGCGAAGGCAAGGGGTGACTAAGAAATGTCGTGACAACGGTCGTCTTATGGTATGCAAAATGGAGCTGCTGAGATCTTTTCTGGAAGTGTCTGGAGACAGGTTCCAGAGAATGGCTTACAGAGACATCAAAGCGTCAGCCGATCAGTATCGTATCAACTGGACACAGACCAGGAGCAGACTCGGTGCATGGACCACAAAGCCTTATCACCTGGAAcactttaatattaatgaataa